The following proteins come from a genomic window of Taeniopygia guttata chromosome 25, bTaeGut7.mat, whole genome shotgun sequence:
- the LOC140680650 gene encoding Fc receptor-like protein 4 has translation MAGDTGMAGKVALLLWAQTLGLAGAQTTQLLVEPPWRPAVLWDRVTLTCQGLGTANATTWYKDGQRWGQQGHDHITVTESGTYTCDRPGSGHSRHVKVLDDQLVLQVPTRTLLEGDTVTLRCRCRQGNPVSSVFFYHEEKELVEFQNGTELFLSHLQLHHSGRYRCRGWVNSRVAQGWEDSAPVTVTVHVPVANATITLSPLAHQVRAGDPVTLRCSVQVGSAPVTFAWRHNGQEVAQGPLLELGDVNVGHSGTYQCVAANQLDSHQALSPELVLTVTSQGHMDTVVAGIRWALLFLVLLVGVIVAWHRWHRVAARKHQERPSPEPLATPEEGEILYTHVVSTKQAQRPSCITVPQERQVTYTELLGLHGRPCETSDINEIVL, from the exons AtggctggggacaccgggatggcCGGGAAGGTGGCACTGCTCCTGTGGG cccagaccCTCGGCCTCGCTG GTGCCCAGACCACCCAGCTCCTCGTGGAGCCCCCCTGGaggccagcagtgctgtgggacCGGGTGACACTGACCTGCCAGGGCTTGGGAACTGCCAATGCCACCACCTGGTACAAGGACGGGCAGcgctgggggcagcagggacacgaTCACATCACTGTCACCGAGAGTGGCACCTACACGTGTGACAGACCCGGCAGTGGGCACAGCCGCCATGTGAAAGTCTTAGATG accagctggtgctgcaggtgccGACACGGACACTGCTGGAGGGAGACACGGTGACATTGCGCTGCCGGTGCAGGCAGGGCAACCCGGTCAGCTCGGTGTTCTTCTACCATGAGGAGAAGGAATTGGTGGAGTTCCAAAATGGGACCGAGCTGTTCCTGTCCCATCTGCAGCTGCACCACAGCGGCCGCTACCGCTGCAGGGGCTGGGTGAACTCCAGGGtagcacagggatgggaggaTTCGGCaccagtgacagtgacagtgcaCG TGCCCGTGGCCAATGCCACCATCACCCTCAGTCCCCTGGCACACCAGGTGCGCGCAGGGGACCCCGTGACCCTGCGCTGCTCGGTGCAGGTGGGCTCAGCCCCTGTCACCTTCGCCTGGCGGCACAACGGGCAGGAGGTGGCCCAGGGTCCCCTCCTGGAGCTTGGGGACGTCAATGTGGGACATTCGGGCACCTACCAGTGCGTGGCCGCCAACCAGCTGGACAGTCACCAGGCACTCAGCCCAGAGCTAGTCCTgactgtgacatcacagggacACATGGACACCG TGGTTGCAGGGATTCGTTGGGCCCTTTTGTTCCTGGTCCTGCTCGTGGGTGTCATTGTGGCCTGGCACCGGTGGCACCGAGTGG ctgccaggaagCACCAGGAAAG GCCCTCCCCGGAGCCCCTGGCCACTCCAGAGGAGGGGGAAATTCTGTACACCCATGTTGTGAGCACCAAACAGGCACAGC GGCCCTCTTGCATCACCGTTCCCCAAGAACGCCAGGTGACCTACACGGAGCTGCTGGGACTCCACGGGCGACCATGTGAGACCAGTGACATCAATGAGATTGTGTTGtga